A genomic stretch from Oncorhynchus tshawytscha isolate Ot180627B linkage group LG07, Otsh_v2.0, whole genome shotgun sequence includes:
- the LOC112254140 gene encoding poly(rC)-binding protein 2 isoform X1, which yields MDSGVIEGGLNVTLTIRLLMHGKEVGSIIGKKGESVKKMREESGARINISEGNCPERIITLAGPTTAIFKAFSMIIEKLEEDISSSMTNSTATSKPPVTLRIVVPASQCGSLIGKGGCKIKEIRESTGSQVQVAGDMLPNSTERAITIAGTPQSIIECVKQICVVMLEVSSPPKGVTIPYRPKPSGSPVIFAGGQAYAVQGQHAIPQPDSSSISPQLTKLHQLAMQQSPFPMAPSNQGFQGGMDASAQTSSHEMTIPNDLIGCIIGRQGAKINEIRQMSGAQIKIANPVEGSADRQVTITGSPASISLAEYLINARLSSEATGLAAN from the exons ATGGACTCCGGTGTTATTGAAGGAGGACTCAATGTCACCCTGACCATTAGATTGCTCATGCACGGCAAG GAAGTTGGAAGCATCATTGGCAAGAAAGGTGAATCTGTGaagaagatgagagaagag AGCGGAGCTCGCATCAACATCTCAGAGGGCAACTGTCCTGAGAGGATCATCACTTTGGCAGGCCCCACCACCGCCATCTTTAAAGCGTTCTCCATGATCATCGAAAAGCTGGAAGAG gACATCAGCAGCTCCATGACGAACAGTACGGCCACCAGCAAGCCCCCTGTCACCCTCCGCATCGTGGTGCCAGCCAGCCAGTGTGGGTCCCTCATTGGCAAGGGAGGCTGCAAGATCAAAGAAATCCGAGAG tcgACAGGTTCTCAGGTACAGGTGGCAGGGGACATGCTTCCTAACTCTACAGAACGGGCCATCACCATCGCAGGGACCCCCCAGTCCATAATTGAGTGTGTCAAGCAAATCTGCGTGGTTATGCTCGAGGTAAGT TCTCCCCCTAAGGGGGTCACCATCCCATACCGACCAAAACCTTCAGGATCCCCTGTCATCTTTGCTGGAGGACAG GCGTACGCCGTTCAAGGACAACATGCGATACCACAGCCAGAT tcttcctctatctctccacagCTCACCAAGTTACACCAGCTGGCCATGCAGCAGAGCCCCTTCCCAATGGCCCCAAGCAACCAAGGATTCCAAG GAGGGATGGATGCGTCTGCCCAAACTAGTTCCCATGAGATGACCATTCCAAATGAT TTGATTGGCTGCATCATTGGTCGCCAGGGTGCTAAGATCAATGAGATCCGCCAGATGTCGGGTGCCCAGATAAAGATAGCTAACCCTGTCGAGGGCTCCGCAGACAGACAGGTCACCATCACTGGTTCCCCCGCCTCCATCAGCCTGGCAGAGTACCTCATCAACGCCAG
- the LOC112254141 gene encoding uncharacterized protein LOC112254141 isoform X1: MESPSSTTRRQAWVQTSRQWLTLEELDPQVPGPYIHASAHPSTLQRPGYTHPSAPHGPPYTHPSDQHQSVSEDDVFSDGCSAGKIETWLLGCGLETGSENSSNNLTVESLLKANSFEDDLSLGAEATALNVKGVSELRVLLPPPKHLHRGGVTTSTPRQRLALPLLHLGYSIASSGFSNSTSKASSVSEVLQLCAEDAEETLYDLGFGCDEPDVTDRIPTRFLNFPSQLHGINFRLFLQSQLYRLRQEDPGLSLASRFRQVEVLTAMANAFYSLYSHVSRMPLQKLSPPEFSISPTADMQTGRRFMGSVRSEPRSPVERFKDTVSKMCLYTSSGGSTQLGSDSACHGPGFSSGPGSGLSPKERSSLPDLVGLVLENAKAEAVSRDMEEDNQDTGDSNGMSAAVDTSTMVKDRETETQGHIDTVSDKEMEQGLLSDVQNMDTGHSSLISFVEPHLVKDRATETQGHRDTVRGKGLDQGSSSDGDGADLERERDNDGTPNLQASSLSESGQREPSSRMKLDFCLTTSSSTCEVGETHNTIHPTDWAAVVAPVAKVTHDVICSQVVESVHQALYSSQLQQWNNNTQMATILSSVVSSENVRSDRSFTTSDALHKSREEKDLTTNNSAKSLEVAITPILSYEGESEGDSRLGETGTLVESTFVPIKLPSGKRSPCLITVTDVACSFSSAYTPEMDLTPSGGTTEVPSAAQYYPGVWENKWCLSPLKPPPIRVQGEASHSLQQANSFELEEVHSAGEEDFGQQETIRSTSLSLSTVNQNTGLVVRGDSMQSDSSGYADEDVISSVYSTDRDKS, encoded by the exons ATGGAGAGCCCGTCTTCTACGACCAGGCGTCAGGCCTGGGTCCAGACCAGTCGACAGTGGCTAACCCTGGAAGAACTAGATCCACAGGTACCAGGACCATACATCCACGCCTCTGCCCACCCATCTACCCTACAACGACCAGGATATACCCATCCTTCTGCCCCACATGGACCACCATACACCCATCCCTCTGATCAACACCAGTCTGTATCAGAGGATGACGTCTTCTCAGATG GATGCTCTGCAGGAAAGATTGAGACCTGGCTTCTGGgctgtgg GCTGGAGACAGGCTCAGAGAACTCTAGCAATAATCTGACTGTTG AGTCTCTGCTGAAAGCGAACAGTTTTGAAGATGACCTGAGTCTGGGTGCCGAGG CTACAGCATTAAATGTCAAAGGAGTCTCAGAACTGAG GGTGCTGCTTCCGCCACCCAAACATCTTCACAGAGGTGGAGTCACCACCAG TACTCCCCGTCAGAGGCTGGCTCTGCCCTTACTCCACCTCGGTTACAGTATTGCCTCCAGTGGCTTCTCCAACAGCACCAGTAAGGCATCAAG tgtGTCTGAGGTGCTGCAACTGTGTGCAGAGGATGCAGAGGAGACTCTGTACGATTTGGGGTTCGGATGTGACGAGCCTGATGTTACAGACCGCATCCCCACCCGTTTCCTCAACTTCCCTTCCCAGCTTCACGGTATCAACTTCCGCCTCTTCCTCCAGTCCCAACTGTACCGCCTCCGACAGGAGGACCCAGGACTCTCTCTGGCCA GTCGTTTCAGGCAGGTAGAGGTGTTAACAGCCATGGCCAATGCCTtctactccctctactcccaTGTGTCCCGCATGCCCCTTCAGAAGCTCTCCCCTCCCGAGTTCAGCATCTCCCCCACCGCCGACATGCAGACTGGACGGCGCTTCATGGGAAGCGTTCGCAGCGAACCGAGGTCTCCAGTGGAGCGATTTAAGGACACGGTTTCTAAGATGTGCCTGTATACTAGTTCTGGTGGTTCCACCCAGCTAGGCTCGGACTCTGCCTGCCACGGTCCGGGATTTTCTTCCGGACCTGGGTCTGGGTTGTCCCCCAAGGAGAGAAGCAGCCTGCCTGACTTGGTGGGACTGGTCTTGGAGAATGCCAAGGCAGAGGCTGTAtccagagacatggaggaggataATCAGGATACAGGGGACAGTAATGGGATGAGTGCTGCTGTGGACACGAGTACTATGGtgaaggatagagagacagagacacaaggACACATAGACACAGTCAGTGACAAGGAGATGGAGCAGGGTTTGTTATCAGATGTACAGAATATGGACACAGGGCATAGTAGTTTGATTAGTTTTGTGGAGCCACATCTGGTCAAGGACAGAGCGACGGAGACACAGGGACATAGAGACACAGTCAGAGGCAAGGGGTTGGACCAGGGATCGTCATCAGATGGGGATGGGgctgatttagagagagagagagacaacgatgGAACTCCAAATCTTCAAGCATCATCACTTTCAGAATCAGGTCAGCGAGAACCCAGTAGTAGAATGAAGCTGGACTTTTGCCTTACTACTTCAAGTTCTACTTGTGAGGTTGGAGAAACTCACAACACAATTCATCCCACAGACTGGGCAGCGGTGGTGGCACCGGTTGCCAAGGTTACCCATGACGTCATATGTTCTCAGGTCGTTGAGAGTGTGCACCAGGCACTCTACAGCAGTCAACTACAACAGTGGAATAATAACACACAGATGGCGACCATTTTGTCGTCTGTTGTGTCCTCTGAGAATGTCAGATCTGACCGGTCCTTCACCACATCAGACGCACTACACAAATCCAGGGAGGAGAAGGATTTAACTACCAATAACTCAGCCAAGAGTTTAGAGGTCGCCATAACTCCCATTCTGAGTTATGAGGGTGAGTCTGAGGGTGACTCTCGTTTGGGAGAAACTGGGACACTGGTGGAGTCAACGTTCGTGCCCATAAAGCTCCCTAGTGGAAAGAGGTCCCCTTGTCTAATCACTGTAACTGATGTGGCTTGTAGTTTTAGTTCTGCATACACACCGGAGATGGATCTCACTCCCAGTGGTGGTACCACTGAGGTGCCTTCAGCAGCCCAGTATTATCCAGGTGTATGGGAGAACAAGTGGTGCCTGAGTCCTCTGAAACCGCCACCAATCCGGGTCCAAGGGGAGGCATCCCACAGTCTTCAACAGGCCAACTCCTTTGagctagaggag GTACATAGTGCAGGGGAGGAAGACTTTGGACAGCAAGAAACCATAAGGTCAACATCTTTGTCACTGTCTACTGTCAATCAAAACACAG GTCTGGTGGTTCGAGGGGACAGCATGCAGTCAGACAGTAGTGGCTATGCTGATGAAGACGTCATCTCTTCAGTCTACTCCACTGACAGAGACAAGAGCTGA
- the LOC112254140 gene encoding poly(rC)-binding protein 2 isoform X2: protein MDSGVIEGGLNVTLTIRLLMHGKEVGSIIGKKGESVKKMREESGARINISEGNCPERIITLAGPTTAIFKAFSMIIEKLEEDISSSMTNSTATSKPPVTLRIVVPASQCGSLIGKGGCKIKEIRESTGSQVQVAGDMLPNSTERAITIAGTPQSIIECVKQICVVMLESPPKGVTIPYRPKPSGSPVIFAGGQAYAVQGQHAIPQPDSSSISPQLTKLHQLAMQQSPFPMAPSNQGFQGGMDASAQTSSHEMTIPNDLIGCIIGRQGAKINEIRQMSGAQIKIANPVEGSADRQVTITGSPASISLAEYLINARLSSEATGLAAN from the exons ATGGACTCCGGTGTTATTGAAGGAGGACTCAATGTCACCCTGACCATTAGATTGCTCATGCACGGCAAG GAAGTTGGAAGCATCATTGGCAAGAAAGGTGAATCTGTGaagaagatgagagaagag AGCGGAGCTCGCATCAACATCTCAGAGGGCAACTGTCCTGAGAGGATCATCACTTTGGCAGGCCCCACCACCGCCATCTTTAAAGCGTTCTCCATGATCATCGAAAAGCTGGAAGAG gACATCAGCAGCTCCATGACGAACAGTACGGCCACCAGCAAGCCCCCTGTCACCCTCCGCATCGTGGTGCCAGCCAGCCAGTGTGGGTCCCTCATTGGCAAGGGAGGCTGCAAGATCAAAGAAATCCGAGAG tcgACAGGTTCTCAGGTACAGGTGGCAGGGGACATGCTTCCTAACTCTACAGAACGGGCCATCACCATCGCAGGGACCCCCCAGTCCATAATTGAGTGTGTCAAGCAAATCTGCGTGGTTATGCTCGAG TCTCCCCCTAAGGGGGTCACCATCCCATACCGACCAAAACCTTCAGGATCCCCTGTCATCTTTGCTGGAGGACAG GCGTACGCCGTTCAAGGACAACATGCGATACCACAGCCAGAT tcttcctctatctctccacagCTCACCAAGTTACACCAGCTGGCCATGCAGCAGAGCCCCTTCCCAATGGCCCCAAGCAACCAAGGATTCCAAG GAGGGATGGATGCGTCTGCCCAAACTAGTTCCCATGAGATGACCATTCCAAATGAT TTGATTGGCTGCATCATTGGTCGCCAGGGTGCTAAGATCAATGAGATCCGCCAGATGTCGGGTGCCCAGATAAAGATAGCTAACCCTGTCGAGGGCTCCGCAGACAGACAGGTCACCATCACTGGTTCCCCCGCCTCCATCAGCCTGGCAGAGTACCTCATCAACGCCAG
- the LOC112254140 gene encoding poly(rC)-binding protein 2 isoform X3, whose translation MDSGVIEGGLNVTLTIRLLMHGKEVGSIIGKKGESVKKMREESGARINISEGNCPERIITLAGPTTAIFKAFSMIIEKLEEDISSSMTNSTATSKPPVTLRIVVPASQCGSLIGKGGCKIKEIRESTGSQVQVAGDMLPNSTERAITIAGTPQSIIECVKQICVVMLEVSSPPKGVTIPYRPKPSGSPVIFAGGQAYAVQGQHAIPQPDLTKLHQLAMQQSPFPMAPSNQGFQGGMDASAQTSSHEMTIPNDLIGCIIGRQGAKINEIRQMSGAQIKIANPVEGSADRQVTITGSPASISLAEYLINARLSSEATGLAAN comes from the exons ATGGACTCCGGTGTTATTGAAGGAGGACTCAATGTCACCCTGACCATTAGATTGCTCATGCACGGCAAG GAAGTTGGAAGCATCATTGGCAAGAAAGGTGAATCTGTGaagaagatgagagaagag AGCGGAGCTCGCATCAACATCTCAGAGGGCAACTGTCCTGAGAGGATCATCACTTTGGCAGGCCCCACCACCGCCATCTTTAAAGCGTTCTCCATGATCATCGAAAAGCTGGAAGAG gACATCAGCAGCTCCATGACGAACAGTACGGCCACCAGCAAGCCCCCTGTCACCCTCCGCATCGTGGTGCCAGCCAGCCAGTGTGGGTCCCTCATTGGCAAGGGAGGCTGCAAGATCAAAGAAATCCGAGAG tcgACAGGTTCTCAGGTACAGGTGGCAGGGGACATGCTTCCTAACTCTACAGAACGGGCCATCACCATCGCAGGGACCCCCCAGTCCATAATTGAGTGTGTCAAGCAAATCTGCGTGGTTATGCTCGAGGTAAGT TCTCCCCCTAAGGGGGTCACCATCCCATACCGACCAAAACCTTCAGGATCCCCTGTCATCTTTGCTGGAGGACAG GCGTACGCCGTTCAAGGACAACATGCGATACCACAGCCAGAT CTCACCAAGTTACACCAGCTGGCCATGCAGCAGAGCCCCTTCCCAATGGCCCCAAGCAACCAAGGATTCCAAG GAGGGATGGATGCGTCTGCCCAAACTAGTTCCCATGAGATGACCATTCCAAATGAT TTGATTGGCTGCATCATTGGTCGCCAGGGTGCTAAGATCAATGAGATCCGCCAGATGTCGGGTGCCCAGATAAAGATAGCTAACCCTGTCGAGGGCTCCGCAGACAGACAGGTCACCATCACTGGTTCCCCCGCCTCCATCAGCCTGGCAGAGTACCTCATCAACGCCAG
- the LOC112254140 gene encoding poly(rC)-binding protein 2 isoform X4, translating into MDSGVIEGGLNVTLTIRLLMHGKEVGSIIGKKGESVKKMREESGARINISEGNCPERIITLAGPTTAIFKAFSMIIEKLEEDISSSMTNSTATSKPPVTLRIVVPASQCGSLIGKGGCKIKEIRESTGSQVQVAGDMLPNSTERAITIAGTPQSIIECVKQICVVMLESPPKGVTIPYRPKPSGSPVIFAGGQAYAVQGQHAIPQPDLTKLHQLAMQQSPFPMAPSNQGFQGGMDASAQTSSHEMTIPNDLIGCIIGRQGAKINEIRQMSGAQIKIANPVEGSADRQVTITGSPASISLAEYLINARLSSEATGLAAN; encoded by the exons ATGGACTCCGGTGTTATTGAAGGAGGACTCAATGTCACCCTGACCATTAGATTGCTCATGCACGGCAAG GAAGTTGGAAGCATCATTGGCAAGAAAGGTGAATCTGTGaagaagatgagagaagag AGCGGAGCTCGCATCAACATCTCAGAGGGCAACTGTCCTGAGAGGATCATCACTTTGGCAGGCCCCACCACCGCCATCTTTAAAGCGTTCTCCATGATCATCGAAAAGCTGGAAGAG gACATCAGCAGCTCCATGACGAACAGTACGGCCACCAGCAAGCCCCCTGTCACCCTCCGCATCGTGGTGCCAGCCAGCCAGTGTGGGTCCCTCATTGGCAAGGGAGGCTGCAAGATCAAAGAAATCCGAGAG tcgACAGGTTCTCAGGTACAGGTGGCAGGGGACATGCTTCCTAACTCTACAGAACGGGCCATCACCATCGCAGGGACCCCCCAGTCCATAATTGAGTGTGTCAAGCAAATCTGCGTGGTTATGCTCGAG TCTCCCCCTAAGGGGGTCACCATCCCATACCGACCAAAACCTTCAGGATCCCCTGTCATCTTTGCTGGAGGACAG GCGTACGCCGTTCAAGGACAACATGCGATACCACAGCCAGAT CTCACCAAGTTACACCAGCTGGCCATGCAGCAGAGCCCCTTCCCAATGGCCCCAAGCAACCAAGGATTCCAAG GAGGGATGGATGCGTCTGCCCAAACTAGTTCCCATGAGATGACCATTCCAAATGAT TTGATTGGCTGCATCATTGGTCGCCAGGGTGCTAAGATCAATGAGATCCGCCAGATGTCGGGTGCCCAGATAAAGATAGCTAACCCTGTCGAGGGCTCCGCAGACAGACAGGTCACCATCACTGGTTCCCCCGCCTCCATCAGCCTGGCAGAGTACCTCATCAACGCCAG
- the LOC112254141 gene encoding uncharacterized protein LOC112254141 isoform X2, whose product MDHHTPIPLINTSLYQRMTSSQMDALQERLRPGFWAVESLLKANSFEDDLSLGAEATALNVKGVSELRVLLPPPKHLHRGGVTTSTPRQRLALPLLHLGYSIASSGFSNSTSKASSVSEVLQLCAEDAEETLYDLGFGCDEPDVTDRIPTRFLNFPSQLHGINFRLFLQSQLYRLRQEDPGLSLASRFRQVEVLTAMANAFYSLYSHVSRMPLQKLSPPEFSISPTADMQTGRRFMGSVRSEPRSPVERFKDTVSKMCLYTSSGGSTQLGSDSACHGPGFSSGPGSGLSPKERSSLPDLVGLVLENAKAEAVSRDMEEDNQDTGDSNGMSAAVDTSTMVKDRETETQGHIDTVSDKEMEQGLLSDVQNMDTGHSSLISFVEPHLVKDRATETQGHRDTVRGKGLDQGSSSDGDGADLERERDNDGTPNLQASSLSESGQREPSSRMKLDFCLTTSSSTCEVGETHNTIHPTDWAAVVAPVAKVTHDVICSQVVESVHQALYSSQLQQWNNNTQMATILSSVVSSENVRSDRSFTTSDALHKSREEKDLTTNNSAKSLEVAITPILSYEGESEGDSRLGETGTLVESTFVPIKLPSGKRSPCLITVTDVACSFSSAYTPEMDLTPSGGTTEVPSAAQYYPGVWENKWCLSPLKPPPIRVQGEASHSLQQANSFELEEVHSAGEEDFGQQETIRSTSLSLSTVNQNTGLVVRGDSMQSDSSGYADEDVISSVYSTDRDKS is encoded by the exons ATGGACCACCATACACCCATCCCTCTGATCAACACCAGTCTGTATCAGAGGATGACGTCTTCTCAGATG GATGCTCTGCAGGAAAGATTGAGACCTGGCTTCTGGgctgtgg AGTCTCTGCTGAAAGCGAACAGTTTTGAAGATGACCTGAGTCTGGGTGCCGAGG CTACAGCATTAAATGTCAAAGGAGTCTCAGAACTGAG GGTGCTGCTTCCGCCACCCAAACATCTTCACAGAGGTGGAGTCACCACCAG TACTCCCCGTCAGAGGCTGGCTCTGCCCTTACTCCACCTCGGTTACAGTATTGCCTCCAGTGGCTTCTCCAACAGCACCAGTAAGGCATCAAG tgtGTCTGAGGTGCTGCAACTGTGTGCAGAGGATGCAGAGGAGACTCTGTACGATTTGGGGTTCGGATGTGACGAGCCTGATGTTACAGACCGCATCCCCACCCGTTTCCTCAACTTCCCTTCCCAGCTTCACGGTATCAACTTCCGCCTCTTCCTCCAGTCCCAACTGTACCGCCTCCGACAGGAGGACCCAGGACTCTCTCTGGCCA GTCGTTTCAGGCAGGTAGAGGTGTTAACAGCCATGGCCAATGCCTtctactccctctactcccaTGTGTCCCGCATGCCCCTTCAGAAGCTCTCCCCTCCCGAGTTCAGCATCTCCCCCACCGCCGACATGCAGACTGGACGGCGCTTCATGGGAAGCGTTCGCAGCGAACCGAGGTCTCCAGTGGAGCGATTTAAGGACACGGTTTCTAAGATGTGCCTGTATACTAGTTCTGGTGGTTCCACCCAGCTAGGCTCGGACTCTGCCTGCCACGGTCCGGGATTTTCTTCCGGACCTGGGTCTGGGTTGTCCCCCAAGGAGAGAAGCAGCCTGCCTGACTTGGTGGGACTGGTCTTGGAGAATGCCAAGGCAGAGGCTGTAtccagagacatggaggaggataATCAGGATACAGGGGACAGTAATGGGATGAGTGCTGCTGTGGACACGAGTACTATGGtgaaggatagagagacagagacacaaggACACATAGACACAGTCAGTGACAAGGAGATGGAGCAGGGTTTGTTATCAGATGTACAGAATATGGACACAGGGCATAGTAGTTTGATTAGTTTTGTGGAGCCACATCTGGTCAAGGACAGAGCGACGGAGACACAGGGACATAGAGACACAGTCAGAGGCAAGGGGTTGGACCAGGGATCGTCATCAGATGGGGATGGGgctgatttagagagagagagagacaacgatgGAACTCCAAATCTTCAAGCATCATCACTTTCAGAATCAGGTCAGCGAGAACCCAGTAGTAGAATGAAGCTGGACTTTTGCCTTACTACTTCAAGTTCTACTTGTGAGGTTGGAGAAACTCACAACACAATTCATCCCACAGACTGGGCAGCGGTGGTGGCACCGGTTGCCAAGGTTACCCATGACGTCATATGTTCTCAGGTCGTTGAGAGTGTGCACCAGGCACTCTACAGCAGTCAACTACAACAGTGGAATAATAACACACAGATGGCGACCATTTTGTCGTCTGTTGTGTCCTCTGAGAATGTCAGATCTGACCGGTCCTTCACCACATCAGACGCACTACACAAATCCAGGGAGGAGAAGGATTTAACTACCAATAACTCAGCCAAGAGTTTAGAGGTCGCCATAACTCCCATTCTGAGTTATGAGGGTGAGTCTGAGGGTGACTCTCGTTTGGGAGAAACTGGGACACTGGTGGAGTCAACGTTCGTGCCCATAAAGCTCCCTAGTGGAAAGAGGTCCCCTTGTCTAATCACTGTAACTGATGTGGCTTGTAGTTTTAGTTCTGCATACACACCGGAGATGGATCTCACTCCCAGTGGTGGTACCACTGAGGTGCCTTCAGCAGCCCAGTATTATCCAGGTGTATGGGAGAACAAGTGGTGCCTGAGTCCTCTGAAACCGCCACCAATCCGGGTCCAAGGGGAGGCATCCCACAGTCTTCAACAGGCCAACTCCTTTGagctagaggag GTACATAGTGCAGGGGAGGAAGACTTTGGACAGCAAGAAACCATAAGGTCAACATCTTTGTCACTGTCTACTGTCAATCAAAACACAG GTCTGGTGGTTCGAGGGGACAGCATGCAGTCAGACAGTAGTGGCTATGCTGATGAAGACGTCATCTCTTCAGTCTACTCCACTGACAGAGACAAGAGCTGA